Proteins encoded in a region of the Paenibacillus sp. E222 genome:
- a CDS encoding ABC transporter ATP-binding protein, whose amino-acid sequence MKMEIRGIQKSFNRTPALLPTDLTLQHGQFTTLLGPSGCGKTTLLRMLAGLEQPDAGEIVADGKSFYSATKRIDVPTHKRNLGMVFQDFALWPHMTVYENVAFGLKAGKQKSDLRQKVTEALGMVRLQGMEDRYPHQLSGGQQQRVAFARAVAVRPGIILFDEPLSALDAVLREEMRIEMMSLVRDMGLTALYVTHDQVEAMSMSDEIVVMEKGRILQKGTPETIYASPSDPFVASFIGKSNWLTPNQSMVRPEHVSWSKTGHDDLCYQAVVLSVSYVGERYEIRVQMEGLGVWTAYLDRRVRVGEKVQLYVAPERICRMNGQDTPIVKSREFIAAAN is encoded by the coding sequence ATGAAAATGGAAATTAGGGGAATTCAAAAATCATTCAATCGCACTCCCGCGCTGCTGCCCACGGATTTAACGCTACAGCATGGACAGTTCACGACGCTGCTCGGCCCATCCGGCTGCGGCAAAACGACGTTGCTGCGGATGCTGGCGGGGCTGGAGCAACCGGATGCGGGAGAAATCGTCGCGGATGGCAAGAGTTTCTACTCGGCGACGAAGCGAATAGATGTACCGACCCATAAGCGTAATCTGGGCATGGTGTTTCAGGATTTTGCATTATGGCCGCATATGACAGTATACGAAAATGTGGCGTTCGGCTTGAAAGCCGGAAAGCAAAAATCGGATCTGCGCCAAAAGGTGACCGAAGCACTTGGCATGGTTCGCCTGCAAGGCATGGAGGATCGTTATCCTCATCAGCTGTCGGGAGGACAGCAGCAACGGGTTGCTTTTGCCAGAGCGGTAGCAGTAAGACCGGGGATTATTCTGTTCGATGAGCCGCTAAGTGCACTGGATGCCGTGCTGCGGGAAGAGATGCGAATTGAGATGATGTCATTGGTACGGGACATGGGACTGACAGCGCTGTACGTCACCCATGATCAGGTTGAGGCGATGTCGATGTCCGATGAGATTGTAGTGATGGAGAAGGGGCGCATATTGCAAAAAGGAACCCCGGAAACGATCTACGCATCGCCAAGCGATCCTTTTGTTGCTTCGTTTATCGGAAAGTCCAACTGGCTTACGCCTAATCAGTCCATGGTGAGACCGGAACATGTCTCCTGGAGCAAAACAGGTCATGACGATCTGTGTTATCAGGCGGTAGTGCTCAGCGTCAGTTATGTAGGAGAGCGTTATGAAATTCGGGTGCAGATGGAGGGACTGGGTGTATGGACAGCCTATCTGGATCGAAGAGTACGCGTAGGGGAGAAGGTTCAGCTCTATGTAGCCCCGGAGCGGATCTGCCGAATGAACGGACAAGACACTCCGATTGTGAAGTCGAGAGAGTTCATCGCAGCAGCCAACTGA
- a CDS encoding LysR family transcriptional regulator: MNLIKLQIVELIDKHHYMTSVAELLGIKQPTVTFHMKSLEEEMGVRLFESRSGKTFLTEAGQALLHYSVKINALTQEARRVVQEYDSLYRGTLHIGASYVPATYLLPPILNTFSQEFPGIRMMLSVKPSPVIREMLIRHQIDLGVISSEPFVGPVLQAETLCEDDLVLICSPEHALAQRNVLKPEHMAQVPFALHGDESSTRRLTNQWLEQHDIRLRSTVEMDSLEAIKQLVLLGGHISFMSRMAVQWEEQHGLIKVLPIPGEQAPRHIYTVHNKDRHPSVQVNRFKEVLRDMSHSLSLFHS; encoded by the coding sequence TTGAACCTGATTAAACTGCAAATTGTTGAACTCATTGATAAGCATCATTATATGACCAGCGTGGCCGAGCTTCTCGGCATCAAGCAGCCTACCGTTACCTTCCATATGAAGTCTCTGGAGGAAGAGATGGGGGTGCGATTATTCGAATCGCGTAGTGGAAAGACATTTCTCACCGAGGCTGGACAAGCCCTTTTACACTATTCCGTCAAAATCAATGCCCTCACTCAGGAGGCGCGCCGGGTAGTACAGGAATATGACAGCCTCTATCGGGGCACCCTGCACATTGGAGCGAGCTATGTACCTGCAACGTATTTACTGCCACCTATTTTGAATACATTTTCTCAGGAATTTCCCGGTATTCGAATGATGTTATCAGTCAAACCTTCACCCGTCATCCGCGAAATGTTGATCCGTCACCAGATTGATCTGGGTGTAATCTCTTCCGAACCGTTTGTAGGGCCGGTGCTGCAAGCAGAGACGTTGTGTGAAGACGATCTGGTATTAATCTGCTCTCCAGAGCATGCCTTGGCTCAGAGGAATGTGCTGAAACCTGAGCATATGGCACAGGTTCCTTTTGCACTGCATGGGGATGAATCCAGCACTCGACGTTTAACGAACCAATGGCTGGAGCAACATGATATTCGTTTGCGAAGCACCGTTGAGATGGACTCTTTGGAAGCGATCAAGCAGTTGGTTCTACTCGGTGGTCATATCTCGTTCATGTCACGAATGGCCGTACAGTGGGAAGAGCAGCATGGACTGATCAAGGTCCTCCCCATTCCGGGGGAGCAGGCTCCGCGACATATTTATACCGTCCACAACAAGGATCGTCATCCTTCCGTCCAGGTCAACCGCTTCAAGGAAGTATTGCGGGACATGAGCCACAGCCTCTCTCTTTTTCATTCATGA
- a CDS encoding CYTH domain-containing protein — translation MKKWKKVTASFMLSIVTLGSGLTFLEAPQASAAANAVPAYEVKFLAKPELVLNTDGTPRNEVIQTLGLSSSARNISAEYFDTNALNLNQAGWDVRFRKKDDKNNYELTYKKRYPVINGDVNAALTLANQEGFDASDDNYEAEIDWGYGKQTLSFSNTKKVDTKATGVQLPSQQEALSMLLDKLPGKLKNWSSSNWGKQQLTASRAYGPVTFQRYEGSWNGQELTLEVWPIRNAAGTGVENIVEISFKTADSTAVSGLRTQLMQVLENKNWLIPADGLKTQLILERY, via the coding sequence TTGAAAAAATGGAAAAAGGTAACCGCCTCATTCATGCTGAGCATCGTGACATTGGGAAGTGGACTGACGTTTCTGGAAGCACCACAGGCTTCCGCAGCAGCCAATGCCGTTCCTGCTTATGAAGTGAAGTTCCTGGCTAAGCCGGAGCTGGTATTGAACACGGATGGGACACCACGCAATGAAGTCATTCAGACGCTGGGCTTGAGCTCCTCAGCAAGAAACATTAGTGCAGAGTATTTCGACACCAACGCACTTAATCTGAATCAAGCAGGGTGGGATGTCCGTTTTCGGAAGAAGGATGACAAGAACAATTATGAACTGACTTATAAAAAGCGCTATCCTGTTATCAATGGTGATGTTAATGCGGCGTTGACTCTGGCTAACCAAGAGGGATTTGATGCGTCAGATGATAACTACGAGGCTGAAATTGACTGGGGATATGGCAAACAAACATTAAGCTTCTCCAACACGAAAAAGGTGGACACCAAAGCTACAGGCGTACAACTTCCATCACAGCAGGAAGCTTTGAGCATGTTATTGGACAAACTGCCTGGCAAATTAAAAAACTGGTCCTCCTCCAACTGGGGTAAACAACAACTCACGGCCTCCCGTGCGTACGGCCCGGTAACGTTCCAACGTTATGAAGGCTCATGGAATGGACAAGAACTCACCCTTGAAGTATGGCCTATTCGCAACGCAGCAGGCACAGGTGTAGAGAATATCGTGGAGATCTCGTTCAAAACAGCAGATTCTACAGCTGTTTCGGGACTGCGTACCCAACTGATGCAAGTGCTGGAAAACAAAAACTGGCTCATTCCTGCCGATGGCCTGAAAACTCAGCTCATCTTGGAAAGATACTAA
- a CDS encoding short chain dehydrogenase codes for MKRALVIGGNGTLGKAVVAKLQEYSVEVITAGRQSGDYQVDMTSTESITSLFETVTNIDYVIVAAGQTHYAKLEELTPENNMISVQGKLLGQVNIVLIGQHYINDKGSFTLVSGIIQDHPILKGASSAMVNGAIDSFAKAAAYELPRGIRLNSVSPNLFVESAEKYKGVFIGFNPVPVERVANTFIQSALGIETAQTFKIY; via the coding sequence ATGAAAAGGGCTCTCGTTATTGGAGGAAATGGAACATTAGGCAAGGCTGTTGTAGCAAAGCTTCAGGAATATTCCGTTGAGGTCATTACAGCCGGCAGGCAATCCGGAGATTACCAGGTGGATATGACATCCACAGAGAGTATTACATCCCTCTTTGAAACGGTGACTAATATAGACTATGTGATTGTTGCAGCAGGTCAGACCCATTATGCGAAGCTGGAGGAACTGACCCCTGAGAACAATATGATTAGTGTGCAGGGGAAATTACTCGGTCAAGTAAACATTGTCTTGATTGGGCAGCACTACATCAACGATAAGGGAAGTTTTACGCTGGTCAGTGGCATTATACAGGACCACCCCATTCTGAAAGGCGCGTCCAGTGCTATGGTTAACGGTGCAATCGATTCGTTTGCCAAAGCAGCAGCGTATGAGTTACCGCGAGGTATACGTCTGAATTCGGTTAGTCCTAACCTGTTTGTTGAATCCGCAGAGAAATATAAGGGTGTGTTTATCGGATTTAATCCGGTGCCGGTGGAGCGTGTCGCCAATACGTTTATCCAGAGTGCCCTTGGGATCGAAACAGCCCAAACCTTTAAAATATACTAA
- a CDS encoding pentapeptide repeat-containing protein yields MKNKIETPKIPLELEDLSLTLETWEIKEEIKHGRFTNISVENQSASRVSFDKVVFENVIFSQSSLPEVELTDVIFDKCDLSNMDFNGSFLHRTEFRNCKLLGTNFSNSRLQNISFQGCVADLSLFRFSKFKQVKYTECSLVSGDFFQATAQKLEFSECNIDQALLSGVKLKGMDLSDCSFERLLVDIEDLDGCIISDAQAASFVGLLGLIVK; encoded by the coding sequence ATGAAAAATAAAATAGAAACGCCAAAGATTCCCCTGGAACTCGAAGACTTATCGTTAACTTTAGAAACATGGGAGATTAAAGAAGAAATTAAACATGGACGATTTACCAATATCTCTGTGGAGAATCAGAGCGCCAGCAGGGTTTCATTCGATAAAGTGGTCTTTGAGAACGTGATCTTTAGCCAGTCCTCTCTCCCCGAAGTCGAGCTTACTGATGTGATTTTTGATAAATGTGATTTGTCCAATATGGACTTTAACGGTTCTTTCCTTCACCGAACAGAATTTAGAAATTGTAAATTGCTTGGTACTAATTTTTCAAATAGCAGGCTCCAAAATATAAGCTTTCAGGGCTGTGTAGCTGACCTTTCTTTATTTCGATTCTCCAAGTTTAAACAGGTGAAGTACACGGAATGTTCTCTGGTGAGTGGCGATTTCTTTCAAGCTACAGCTCAAAAACTGGAGTTTTCTGAATGCAATATAGATCAAGCTCTTTTGTCGGGTGTTAAGCTTAAAGGAATGGACCTCAGCGACTGTAGCTTTGAAAGGTTGCTCGTGGATATTGAGGATCTGGACGGATGCATCATCTCAGATGCTCAGGCCGCCTCTTTTGTTGGATTATTAGGCTTAATTGTGAAGTAG